CAGGAAGTGCTTTCCCGCTGGGACGAACTGTTACGGCAAGGCATGGTGGTGGCCATCGGCGGGTCCGACTGTCACGGGGTTAACCTGAAGTTGGGACCGGTCAAACTGGGCATTGACGATTATTATTTGGCCTTTCGCAGCGTCAACACCCATATTCTCAGTCACCGGCCATTGGTGGGAAAATTGGAAACGGATGCGATGGTAGTTTACGACTGCTTAGTGAAAGGGAGTTGTTTTATAGCTTACGATTTTTTTCTGCCATCGCGCGGTTTTTTATTTTGGGCTCAAGACCGGCACCAGACGGCTTTGATGGGACAGTCGATTGCTTGCAAGCCAGAATTAAGTCTTTATGCCCGGACGGCTTTCCCGGCTAGAGTCGATGTTATTAGGGATGGGGCTGTTTGCTGGCGGAGTTACGGACGCTACCACTCTTTTAAGGTAGACATGTCCGGTGTCTACCGTGTGGAAGTTTGGCATGAACTGCGGGGACGTTTCCGCCCTTGGATATACTCTAATCCTATTTTTGTTGTCCCTCAGGATTAGCGAAGAACTGACTGATTTTTCTGTGACACGGCTTTATAATTTGAGACCTTGGCCCGATCGGTGATCGGGAAC
The sequence above is drawn from the Syntrophothermus lipocalidus DSM 12680 genome and encodes:
- a CDS encoding CehA/McbA family metallohydrolase, which gives rise to MYEYVGNIHLHTEYSDGSGSVDRVVEAAARAGLDFIVITDHNTLRAKEEEGYHKGVLVLVGMELNYRCNHYLVLNVSEPVPSNDKDPQAIIDEVRNKGGIGFIAHPVEKGSPFYEKGLTYPWTQWDANGFTGIEIWNRLSQWRDGLQSVGKAAYLTVVNPHAALVGPYQEVLSRWDELLRQGMVVAIGGSDCHGVNLKLGPVKLGIDDYYLAFRSVNTHILSHRPLVGKLETDAMVVYDCLVKGSCFIAYDFFLPSRGFLFWAQDRHQTALMGQSIACKPELSLYARTAFPARVDVIRDGAVCWRSYGRYHSFKVDMSGVYRVEVWHELRGRFRPWIYSNPIFVVPQD